The window GCACGCGATCATTGCCTATTTCATCGGCATCATCGTGCAGCTGCCGTTCGCCAATACCTCGCTGTACGTCGGGCCTTACGCCAACCTGGTCGATGGTGCGGATCTGTCGTGGCTGGTCGGCCTGGTGGTGACCGTTCCGCTGTATTACTGCCTGGCAACACGCGGCCAGACGCAGCAGAGCAGGGCGGTGCGGTTGGGGCGTGGCGAGGGGATTTATCCCCGATCGGCTGCGAAGCAGTCGTGAAATCTGCGAATGCGGTGTCCTTTGGTTGAGGGGACCGCTTCGCAACCCATCGGGGATAAATCCCCTCGCCACAAGTGATGCTCGCCCGGTCCTCCGCATTCCGGCGGTCATTCAAATTGGCCACATCGATCCCCTTTTGGCCAATCCCCCACTGTGATCCGTTTGCGCTGTCAGCAAGAATCAAAGCCATAACGAGACGCCAGACCTTTTTGCCCTCGGCGACCTTTAACGCCGCTGCCGTGTACAGAACATAAAAACGATCGAACTCACGCCGCTTTTTGGGGAAACAACCATGGTCACGATGAAACGTATTCTGGGTGCCACCGTGTGTGGGCTGACGCTGCTGGCCAGCGCCGTCCACGCCGAGCAGCGCGAACTGCGGGTGTACAACTGGGCGGATTACATCCTGCCGTCTGTGCCCAAGGATTTCGCCGCGAAAACCAACATCAAAGTGACCTGGGATACCTTCGACACCAACGAATCCCTGGAAGCCAAACTGCTGACCGGCAACTCGGGTTACGACCTGGTGGTGCCGTCGAACCAATTCCTTGATACGCAGATCAAGGCCGGCGTGTTCCAGAAACTCGACAAGACCAAGCTGCCGAACTGGAGCCATCAGGATCCGGAACTGTTGAAGCTGCTGGACAAAAACGACCCCGGCAATCAGTACGGCGTGCCCTACATGGTCGGTACCGTGCTGATCGGCTTCAACCCGGCCAAGGTCAAGGCGGCACTGGGCGACGACGCGCCGGTGGACAGTTGGGATCTGGTGTTCAAACCCGAGAACATGGAGAAGCTCAAATCCTGTGGTGTGGCGATGCTCGATTCGCCCTCGGAGATCTTGCCGCTGGCCCTGCATTATCTCGGCCTCGATCCCAACAGCCAAAACCCTGCCGACTATGAAAAAGCCAAGGAGTTGATGCTCAAGGTTCGTCCGTACGTGACCTATTTCAACTCGGCCAAATACATGACAGACATCGCCAATGGCGATATCTGCGTGGCCATCGGGTACTCCGGCAGCTTCTACCAGTTCGGCAACCGCGCCAAAGAAGCGGGCAACGGCGTGGTGGTCGACTGGCGTTTGCCGAAGGAAGGCGTGCCGATCTGGTTCGATAC of the Pseudomonas sp. Seg1 genome contains:
- a CDS encoding polyamine ABC transporter substrate-binding protein, which encodes MVTMKRILGATVCGLTLLASAVHAEQRELRVYNWADYILPSVPKDFAAKTNIKVTWDTFDTNESLEAKLLTGNSGYDLVVPSNQFLDTQIKAGVFQKLDKTKLPNWSHQDPELLKLLDKNDPGNQYGVPYMVGTVLIGFNPAKVKAALGDDAPVDSWDLVFKPENMEKLKSCGVAMLDSPSEILPLALHYLGLDPNSQNPADYEKAKELMLKVRPYVTYFNSAKYMTDIANGDICVAIGYSGSFYQFGNRAKEAGNGVVVDWRLPKEGVPIWFDTFAIPKSAKNVAEAHEFLNTLLDPKVIAPISDFLGYPNANKDSMPLINKEITGNPNLTPTPEALKNLYVVQPLPQKLERVRTRVWTSIKSDK